A genomic window from Brachyspira sp. SAP_772 includes:
- a CDS encoding helicase C-terminal domain-containing protein, whose amino-acid sequence MSEYDVEINNVFSLEAINFMRKSIVDSYGNEVYFGINFNSFGILDYIEVMARGNKDSVPAIISLSLEFDAVIHNHPSGQLTPSRADLAIASELGNNAGVGFYIVNNDVDDFYEVVRPIRKENVKNIDAPDALFMFTENGLLSKILKKYEYRQEQTELVEATIEAFNTNKHLISEAGTGIGKSFAYLIPALLWLKENKTRIVVSTNTINLQEQIINKDLPSIIDAIAPNVKYALVKGRNNYVCIKKVKDALNDTDKLDFEDQIEFFADIDNWLNITKDGSITDLGYKPKSELWEMVACDTDTCTHRKCEYLEDCYFYKMRKQLNAAQLLIVNHHILCADLSLHAETSGRYSLLPKYTKVIIDEAHNFENSASSYFGDEGSKNGILKALFYISRIKKNKRLGVIETINNMVNQNKSSIEVDDYRELLELINTVHETTSRVRNVVDESSKQFLNYCHKNIQTKEGLGFKFRICPEIIINNKWKEEGIKPLREMVLVITSLVNACDKLYKKFFDIAIDKGFDYEEIAQMSNAYLERLKRQLISLNAAIDYKKDEYIRWVEARITKKGNLILNWHLTPVTVAKNLNDYLYLRFDTVAMYSATLTVSKSFNFFSNRLGFDYIEKNKKIEIYLESPFNYRNNARLYISTDSPDPASDGFNDYTSKVLLNVCDITGGRAFILFTAFSSLMKVYETTVDKLKEKNINALAQTSSIHRHTLLDMFKASENNVLFGVDSFWEGVDVAGKNLEAVIIPKLPFAVPTDPISEGRYKYIEENGGNAFLDYALPFAVIKFKQGFGRLIRSKEDRGIVFVLDKRLYTKNYGMQFINSLPNASILRASIKEIFKDMNNFFEQ is encoded by the coding sequence ATGAGTGAATATGATGTTGAAATAAATAATGTCTTCTCTTTAGAAGCAATAAATTTTATGAGGAAATCTATAGTTGATTCCTATGGCAATGAAGTATATTTTGGAATCAATTTTAATTCTTTCGGCATATTAGATTATATAGAAGTAATGGCAAGGGGAAATAAAGATTCTGTACCTGCTATAATATCGCTTTCATTAGAGTTTGATGCTGTAATACATAATCACCCATCAGGTCAGCTTACTCCTTCAAGGGCAGATTTGGCTATAGCAAGCGAATTGGGAAATAATGCTGGAGTTGGTTTTTATATAGTTAACAATGATGTTGATGATTTTTATGAAGTTGTAAGGCCAATTAGAAAAGAGAATGTAAAAAATATAGATGCTCCTGATGCATTATTTATGTTCACTGAAAATGGTCTTTTAAGTAAAATATTAAAAAAATATGAATACAGACAAGAGCAAACAGAACTTGTAGAAGCTACAATAGAAGCTTTTAATACAAATAAACATTTAATATCCGAGGCAGGCACTGGAATAGGTAAATCATTTGCATATTTAATACCTGCTTTATTATGGCTTAAAGAAAATAAAACAAGAATAGTAGTTTCAACAAATACAATAAACCTGCAAGAACAAATTATAAATAAAGATTTACCTTCTATAATAGATGCTATAGCTCCAAATGTGAAATATGCTTTAGTAAAGGGGCGTAACAATTATGTATGCATTAAAAAAGTAAAAGATGCTTTGAATGATACTGATAAATTAGATTTTGAAGACCAAATTGAATTTTTTGCAGATATTGATAATTGGCTCAACATTACAAAAGACGGATCTATTACAGATTTGGGCTACAAACCAAAATCTGAATTATGGGAAATGGTTGCCTGCGATACAGACACTTGCACTCATAGAAAATGTGAATATTTAGAAGATTGTTATTTTTATAAAATGCGTAAACAGCTTAATGCAGCACAATTATTAATAGTTAATCATCATATACTATGTGCAGATTTATCTTTGCATGCAGAAACTTCAGGCAGATATAGCCTACTTCCAAAATATACAAAAGTGATAATTGATGAAGCTCATAATTTTGAAAACTCTGCTTCTAGTTATTTTGGAGATGAGGGAAGTAAAAATGGCATATTAAAGGCTCTTTTTTATATATCAAGAATAAAGAAAAATAAAAGACTCGGCGTAATAGAAACTATTAATAATATGGTTAATCAAAATAAATCTTCTATAGAAGTAGACGATTATAGAGAATTATTAGAACTAATTAATACTGTACATGAAACAACTTCAAGAGTAAGAAATGTAGTAGATGAATCTTCAAAACAATTTTTAAACTACTGCCATAAAAACATACAAACAAAAGAAGGTTTAGGATTTAAATTTAGAATATGCCCAGAAATAATAATTAATAATAAATGGAAAGAAGAAGGAATTAAACCTTTAAGAGAGATGGTTTTAGTTATCACTTCATTAGTTAATGCATGCGATAAACTTTATAAAAAATTCTTTGATATAGCAATAGATAAGGGATTTGATTATGAAGAGATAGCACAGATGAGTAATGCCTATCTTGAAAGACTTAAAAGACAATTAATTTCACTCAATGCAGCAATAGATTATAAAAAAGATGAATATATAAGATGGGTTGAAGCAAGAATAACTAAAAAAGGAAATCTCATACTTAATTGGCATCTCACACCTGTTACAGTAGCTAAAAATTTAAATGATTATTTATATTTGAGATTTGATACTGTTGCTATGTATTCCGCTACCCTCACAGTTTCAAAGAGTTTTAATTTCTTTTCTAATAGACTTGGTTTTGACTATATAGAAAAAAATAAAAAGATAGAAATATATTTAGAGTCTCCTTTTAATTATAGAAACAACGCAAGACTTTATATATCAACCGATTCACCAGACCCAGCAAGTGATGGTTTTAATGATTATACATCAAAAGTGCTTCTTAATGTATGCGATATTACAGGGGGGCGTGCATTTATACTTTTTACAGCATTCTCCTCTTTAATGAAAGTTTATGAAACTACTGTTGATAAGCTAAAAGAAAAAAATATTAATGCCCTTGCACAAACTTCTTCAATACATAGACATACTTTACTTGATATGTTTAAGGCATCAGAAAATAATGTTTTATTTGGAGTAGATTCTTTTTGGGAGGGTGTTGATGTTGCAGGAAAGAATCTTGAAGCTGTAATTATACCAAAACTTCCATTTGCCGTTCCTACAGACCCAATAAGTGAAGGAAGATATAAATATATTGAGGAAAATGGAGGAAATGCATTTTTGGATTATGCTCTTCCTTTTGCTGTTATAAAGTTCAAACAAGGTTTTGGAAGACTTATAAGAAGCAAAGAAGACAGAGGCATAGTGTTTGTATTGGATAAAAGACTATATACCAAAAATTACGGCATGCAGTTTATAAACTCACTTCCAAATGCAAGTATATTGAGAGCAAGCATAAAAGAAATTTTTAAAGATATGAACAATTTCTTTGAGCAATAA
- a CDS encoding viperin family antiviral radical SAM protein, giving the protein MSIFDGLKLNWHFINNCNMHCKFCYASKDSCNINLFKIAEKLKPFKYINLVGGEPTIYKNYIPLIYYLKSQGHVLSIVSNGSMFLKDNSILRATLECCNVIGLSIDSLNKETCIKIGRSVGNSKPITEEEYLYLTSHIKESGKELKINTVVNRYNYKENLNSFIEKALPNKWKIFQVLPIENLNSCKELLISDEEFNYFLNTHAENEKIIYSENNDNMTSSYIMLDAKGRFFNNIDNKYIYSRSLFDDNVDLEEEFFKMNYSIDKYYERYKRAN; this is encoded by the coding sequence ATGAGTATTTTTGATGGCTTAAAACTTAATTGGCATTTTATCAATAACTGCAATATGCATTGTAAGTTCTGTTATGCTTCAAAAGATTCGTGCAATATAAATTTATTCAAAATAGCTGAAAAACTTAAACCGTTTAAGTATATAAACTTGGTAGGTGGTGAGCCAACTATATACAAAAACTATATTCCTTTAATATATTATCTAAAATCACAAGGACATGTATTAAGTATAGTAAGCAATGGTTCAATGTTTTTAAAAGACAACTCTATACTAAGAGCAACTTTAGAATGCTGCAATGTTATAGGTTTAAGCATAGATTCATTAAACAAAGAGACATGTATAAAAATTGGAAGAAGTGTAGGAAATAGTAAACCTATAACAGAAGAAGAATATCTATATTTAACTTCCCATATTAAAGAAAGCGGAAAAGAGCTAAAGATAAATACTGTTGTTAATAGATACAATTATAAAGAAAATCTAAACTCATTTATAGAAAAAGCTCTCCCTAACAAATGGAAAATATTTCAGGTACTTCCTATAGAAAATCTTAATTCCTGCAAAGAACTTTTAATAAGTGATGAAGAGTTTAATTATTTTTTGAATACTCATGCTGAAAATGAAAAAATAATCTACAGTGAAAACAATGATAATATGACTTCGTCTTACATAATGCTTGATGCTAAAGGTAGATTTTTTAATAACATTGACAATAAATATATTTACTCAAGGAGCTTATTTGATGATAATGTTGATTTAGAGGAAGAGTTTTTTAAAATGAATTACAGCATAGATAAATATTATGAGAGATACAAAAGAGCTAATTGA
- the uvrA gene encoding excinuclease ABC subunit UvrA, protein MSNNAIEIRGAKEHNLKNISLSIPHKTLTTLTGVSGSGKSSLAFDTIFKEGQRRYLESLSAYARQFLGVMAKADVEHIEGLSPTISIDQKSVNKNPRSTVGTVTEIYDFFRLLFARLGVPYCSKCGHKISKQSEDQIAQSVLREFSQKRILVLAPIVRDRKGEYRKEIEEVQLAGYPRIRIDNIVYKFDEDKIPELKRYEKHTLEIVIDRIKVEDKYLSRITDDIERAIRITKGLVAFYEEHEKSEEALEIQTAENAEEDTKTKKKKIKMSKQFEIDKYYKLYTTERSCANCGHSIADIEPNLFSFNNPMGACTVCGGLGVEHVFTEKHIVRDENLNIYEGALSCFVDDHIGFDMEYGTDELEVIAKTYKIDLKKPWKDLTKTEKKYLLYGTDKEVKWRKRSWYHSKMVEERVPGILDRLKYDYETYKMNYYANFMDEVECPKCKGKRINDDALSVKFNGKTIADFSSMTIEDLYDYFTKLKLKPNEEVIGAPIVKEIIYRLTFLVKVGLTYLTVERSSPTLSGGESQRIRLASQIGSGLEGVLYVLDEPSIGLHQSDNKKLIESLKTLRDKNNTVIVVEHDKETMEESDYLIDIGPNAGVNGGEVVGIGDYEEFIKSDKSYTAKYLRGDDDIEIPKTRRDGNGKFLKVIGANQFNLKNIDVEFPLGLFIVVTGLSGSGKSTLVENILMRALHNHFYGKTLTAGEHKKIEGLENIDKVIEVDQSPIGRTPRSNPATYTKVLSPIRDLFAATKLAKMRGYDKGRFSFNVKTGRCPTCEGAGVIELEMQFLSNVLVPCEECGGKRFNAETLDVKYKDKTIYDVLEMSVSEAIAFFDGITSITRILKIMEDIGLGYIKLGQPSTTLSGGEAQRIKLASELHKISTGNTLYILDEPTTGLHFEDIKKLLKALDGLVEKGNTVLVVEHNLDVIKCADYIIDMGPLSGDKGGRVVAEGKPEDIIKVKESLTAKELKEILKPSKKKKENIKTEKTKKEENTSLIIKGANKHNLKNISLTLPKNKINVITGVSGSGKTSLAFDTIFKEGQRRFVESLSTYARRFLGRFEDANVDKIEGLAPAIAIDQKNVSRNPRSTVATVTEIYDYFRLIFARLAKPHCPHCSDKDTLKAETPSILATEIVDTMEQNKLVIISPLYHSSFNHRFTFNDNDAKDIKKIIEKTREAGYVRMQINNNDYVIDDITEEDIKELSKEEIYSVGIVIDRVVVGKDKRARIADAIERAIDLSNGVAHIKATQGIIVKESFHTKFPACLLHGILFDFEVTPRHFSFNSHWGYCEECKGLGSKPTFSIDLAIKDSTKPLFDGALDTAIHNMFSTPGKYYTDSLMRFLKRNGITKKDLYETPFNELDKKVIDTFFFGGDYSVGNVITQWHSNNDVTSEDYSEWKDKSLGKFFIDEECDSCHGERLNEIIRSYTIQNKNISQVCAMTVEEAINFFDELPNLLTERENTISKEAIKEIRTRLSFLDKVGLGYLLLSRKYATLSGGEAQRIRLASQLGSKLTGVLYVLDEPTVGLHPRDTNHLLDTLKELRDLKNTLVIVEHDRDTMKAADNIVDMGPFAGAFGGEVVFQGKYDDILKDNNSLTGNYLSERKKVFEKTAIRNEETECMKLKNVSTNNLKNVDVDIPLKKIVAVTGVSGSGKSSLIIDTLYPALKKRRLNQYSKFESVEIPSIVSDTILVDQISIVGSIRSTLVSYSKVFDKIRNIFAKTPTAKAKAFSPGRFSYNGKEGRCNICEGKGIRKIAMHFLSDMEIVCEACGGKRYNDETLSVRFKSLNIAEVLELTVDEAIEFFDFDKSITKTLSIMSEVGLGYIKLSQRLDTFSGGELQRLKLATELAKKQGDEHIVYILDEPTTGLHFDDVNKLLIALNKLVEKGHSVIIIEHNPDVIKAADYIIDLGLEGGTNGGEIIAKGTVNEILEMKKGYTWKYI, encoded by the coding sequence ATGTCTAATAATGCTATAGAAATAAGAGGTGCTAAAGAGCATAACCTTAAAAATATATCACTTTCAATACCTCATAAAACTCTAACTACTTTAACAGGAGTATCAGGAAGCGGAAAGAGCTCACTTGCATTCGATACTATTTTTAAAGAGGGGCAGAGAAGATATTTAGAATCATTGTCAGCTTATGCAAGACAGTTTTTGGGTGTTATGGCTAAGGCTGATGTTGAACATATTGAAGGGCTATCTCCTACTATTTCTATAGACCAAAAAAGTGTAAATAAAAATCCTCGCTCTACGGTGGGTACTGTTACAGAGATTTATGACTTTTTTAGACTACTTTTTGCAAGGCTTGGAGTGCCGTATTGCTCTAAATGCGGGCATAAAATTTCTAAGCAAAGTGAAGACCAAATTGCACAAAGTGTTTTAAGAGAGTTTTCTCAAAAAAGAATTTTAGTGCTTGCTCCTATTGTAAGGGATAGAAAAGGAGAGTATAGAAAGGAAATTGAAGAAGTACAACTTGCAGGATACCCTAGAATAAGAATTGATAATATAGTTTATAAATTTGATGAAGATAAAATACCAGAATTAAAAAGATATGAGAAGCATACTTTAGAAATAGTTATAGATAGGATAAAAGTTGAAGATAAATATTTGTCAAGAATTACAGACGACATTGAGAGGGCGATAAGAATAACAAAAGGCTTAGTGGCTTTCTATGAAGAGCATGAAAAAAGTGAGGAAGCATTAGAAATACAAACTGCAGAGAATGCTGAAGAAGATACAAAAACTAAAAAGAAAAAAATAAAAATGAGTAAGCAGTTTGAAATAGATAAATATTACAAACTCTATACAACTGAAAGGTCTTGTGCAAATTGCGGACACTCTATTGCAGATATTGAGCCTAATTTATTTTCGTTTAATAACCCAATGGGAGCATGCACTGTTTGCGGAGGGCTTGGGGTTGAGCATGTATTTACAGAAAAGCATATTGTAAGAGATGAGAATTTAAATATTTATGAAGGAGCTTTATCTTGTTTTGTAGATGATCATATTGGTTTTGATATGGAATATGGTACTGATGAATTAGAAGTGATTGCTAAAACTTATAAAATAGATTTAAAAAAGCCTTGGAAAGATTTAACTAAAACAGAAAAAAAATATTTACTTTACGGCACTGATAAAGAAGTAAAATGGAGAAAAAGATCTTGGTATCATAGCAAAATGGTAGAAGAGAGAGTTCCCGGAATTTTAGACAGATTAAAATATGACTACGAAACTTATAAAATGAATTATTATGCTAATTTTATGGACGAAGTTGAATGTCCTAAATGTAAGGGTAAGAGAATTAATGATGATGCTTTGTCAGTAAAGTTTAACGGTAAAACTATAGCCGATTTCTCTTCAATGACTATAGAAGACTTATATGATTATTTCACTAAGTTAAAATTAAAACCAAATGAAGAAGTAATTGGTGCTCCTATAGTAAAAGAGATAATTTATAGATTAACATTTTTAGTAAAGGTAGGACTTACCTATTTAACAGTAGAACGTTCTTCCCCTACTCTTTCAGGAGGCGAATCTCAAAGAATAAGATTAGCATCACAAATAGGAAGCGGACTTGAAGGTGTGCTTTATGTACTTGATGAGCCTTCAATTGGACTTCATCAATCGGACAATAAAAAATTAATTGAATCATTAAAGACACTAAGAGATAAAAATAATACAGTTATAGTTGTAGAGCATGATAAAGAAACTATGGAAGAATCAGACTATTTAATTGACATAGGTCCTAATGCTGGTGTTAATGGAGGGGAAGTTGTTGGAATTGGTGATTATGAAGAGTTTATAAAATCTGATAAATCATACACTGCTAAATATTTACGTGGCGATGATGATATAGAAATTCCAAAAACAAGAAGAGACGGAAATGGAAAGTTTTTAAAAGTAATTGGGGCTAATCAATTTAATCTTAAGAATATAGATGTTGAGTTTCCTTTGGGTTTATTTATTGTAGTTACAGGACTTTCAGGAAGCGGTAAATCTACTTTAGTTGAAAACATTTTAATGCGTGCATTGCATAATCATTTTTATGGTAAGACTTTAACAGCTGGTGAGCATAAAAAAATAGAAGGACTTGAAAATATTGATAAGGTTATAGAAGTTGATCAATCTCCTATAGGAAGAACACCAAGAAGTAACCCTGCAACATATACAAAAGTTTTATCGCCTATAAGAGATTTATTTGCAGCTACTAAACTTGCAAAAATGAGAGGATATGATAAGGGAAGATTTTCATTCAATGTAAAAACAGGAAGATGCCCAACTTGCGAAGGAGCTGGAGTTATAGAACTTGAGATGCAATTTCTTTCTAATGTATTAGTGCCTTGCGAGGAATGCGGCGGAAAGAGATTTAATGCAGAAACTTTAGATGTAAAATATAAAGACAAAACTATTTATGATGTTCTTGAGATGAGTGTATCTGAAGCGATTGCATTTTTTGATGGCATCACTTCAATCACAAGAATATTAAAAATAATGGAAGATATAGGACTTGGATATATTAAATTAGGTCAGCCATCAACTACACTTTCAGGAGGAGAAGCTCAGAGAATAAAACTTGCAAGCGAACTTCATAAAATATCTACAGGAAACACCTTATATATATTAGATGAGCCTACTACAGGACTTCATTTTGAGGATATAAAAAAATTATTAAAAGCATTGGACGGACTTGTTGAGAAAGGAAATACTGTTTTAGTTGTAGAGCATAATTTGGACGTTATTAAATGTGCTGATTATATCATAGATATGGGTCCTTTAAGCGGAGATAAGGGAGGAAGAGTTGTTGCTGAGGGTAAGCCAGAAGATATAATAAAAGTAAAAGAATCTCTCACAGCAAAAGAACTTAAAGAAATATTAAAACCTTCAAAAAAGAAAAAAGAGAATATAAAAACAGAGAAAACAAAAAAAGAAGAAAACACTTCTCTTATTATAAAAGGAGCTAACAAACATAATCTTAAAAATATAAGTTTAACACTCCCAAAAAATAAAATAAATGTTATCACAGGGGTATCAGGAAGCGGAAAAACTTCTCTTGCATTCGACACTATATTTAAAGAAGGTCAAAGGAGATTTGTTGAATCGCTTTCTACTTATGCTAGAAGATTTTTAGGAAGATTTGAAGATGCTAATGTAGACAAGATAGAGGGCTTAGCACCTGCAATTGCAATAGACCAAAAAAATGTAAGCAGAAATCCTCGTTCAACTGTGGCAACTGTTACGGAGATTTATGACTATTTCAGATTAATTTTTGCAAGACTCGCTAAACCTCATTGCCCTCATTGCTCTGATAAAGATACTCTAAAAGCCGAAACTCCTTCTATACTTGCTACTGAAATTGTTGATACTATGGAGCAGAATAAGCTTGTTATAATATCTCCTTTATATCATAGCTCATTTAATCATAGATTTACTTTTAATGACAATGATGCGAAGGATATTAAAAAGATTATAGAGAAAACAAGAGAAGCAGGATATGTGAGAATGCAGATTAACAATAATGATTATGTTATAGATGATATCACTGAAGAAGACATTAAAGAATTATCAAAAGAAGAGATATATTCTGTAGGCATAGTAATTGATAGAGTTGTTGTTGGAAAAGATAAAAGAGCAAGAATTGCAGATGCAATTGAAAGGGCCATAGATTTATCAAACGGAGTAGCACATATAAAAGCAACTCAGGGAATAATAGTAAAAGAAAGTTTCCATACAAAATTCCCAGCTTGCTTGCTTCATGGAATATTATTTGATTTTGAAGTGACCCCAAGACATTTTTCATTTAATTCGCATTGGGGATACTGTGAAGAATGTAAGGGGCTTGGAAGTAAACCTACATTTAGTATAGACTTAGCTATAAAAGACAGCACAAAACCATTATTTGACGGAGCATTAGACACTGCTATTCATAATATGTTTTCTACTCCGGGAAAATATTATACAGATTCTTTAATGAGATTTTTAAAAAGAAACGGCATAACAAAAAAAGATTTGTATGAAACACCTTTCAATGAACTGGACAAAAAAGTTATTGATACATTCTTCTTTGGAGGCGATTATTCTGTAGGAAATGTTATTACTCAGTGGCATTCTAATAATGATGTTACAAGTGAAGATTATTCAGAATGGAAAGATAAATCCCTTGGTAAATTCTTTATTGATGAGGAGTGTGATTCATGTCATGGAGAGAGGCTAAATGAAATAATAAGGTCTTACACCATACAAAATAAAAACATAAGCCAAGTATGTGCCATGACAGTAGAAGAGGCTATTAATTTCTTTGATGAACTTCCAAACCTTTTAACCGAAAGAGAAAACACTATATCAAAAGAAGCAATAAAAGAGATTAGAACAAGATTAAGTTTCTTAGATAAAGTAGGACTTGGATATCTACTTTTAAGCAGGAAATATGCAACTCTTTCAGGAGGAGAGGCTCAGAGAATAAGACTTGCTAGTCAATTAGGCTCTAAACTTACAGGCGTGCTTTATGTATTAGATGAGCCTACTGTAGGGCTTCACCCAAGAGACACGAATCATTTGCTTGATACTTTAAAAGAATTGAGAGATTTAAAAAATACTCTTGTAATAGTAGAGCATGACAGAGACACAATGAAAGCTGCTGACAATATTGTAGATATGGGCCCTTTCGCTGGTGCTTTTGGAGGGGAAGTAGTTTTTCAAGGCAAATACGATGATATATTAAAAGATAACAATTCACTTACAGGAAATTATTTAAGCGAGAGAAAAAAAGTATTTGAAAAAACTGCTATAAGAAACGAAGAGACTGAATGCATGAAATTAAAAAATGTTTCAACAAACAATTTAAAAAATGTTGATGTTGATATACCGCTTAAAAAGATAGTAGCAGTTACTGGAGTATCTGGAAGCGGTAAGTCATCATTAATAATAGACACCCTCTACCCTGCTCTAAAAAAACGCAGACTCAATCAATACTCAAAATTTGAAAGTGTTGAAATACCTAGCATTGTTTCTGATACTATATTGGTTGATCAAATTTCTATAGTGGGATCTATTAGAAGTACATTAGTAAGCTATAGTAAAGTATTTGATAAAATAAGAAATATATTTGCAAAAACTCCTACAGCAAAAGCAAAGGCTTTTTCTCCGGGCAGATTCTCATATAACGGCAAAGAAGGAAGATGCAATATATGCGAAGGTAAAGGTATAAGAAAAATTGCAATGCACTTCTTATCAGACATGGAAATAGTTTGTGAGGCTTGCGGAGGTAAAAGATATAATGATGAAACTTTATCTGTAAGGTTTAAATCTCTAAACATAGCCGAAGTATTAGAACTCACCGTTGATGAGGCAATAGAGTTTTTTGACTTTGATAAATCAATTACAAAAACTTTATCTATAATGAGCGAGGTTGGGCTTGGTTATATAAAACTCTCTCAAAGGCTTGACACTTTCTCTGGAGGTGAATTACAGCGTTTAAAACTTGCAACAGAGTTAGCAAAAAAACAAGGCGATGAGCATATAGTTTACATATTAGACGAACCTACTACAGGACTTCATTTCGATGATGTTAATAAACTTCTCATAGCTTTAAACAAATTAGTAGAAAAAGGACATAGCGTTATAATAATAGAGCATAACCCTGATGTTATAAAAGCTGCTGATTATATAATTGATTTAGGATTAGAGGGCGGCACTAACGGCGGAGAGATTATTGCAAAAGGTACTGTTAATGAAATTTTAGAAATGAAAAAAGGCTACACTTGGAAATATATTTAG
- a CDS encoding NAD(P)/FAD-dependent oxidoreductase, translated as MKHKYPNLCKPITIAGVTFQNRMFSAPMGGTDITNDGCIGPKSTAFYELRARGGAGAVTVSECMVHPETDGSHAYHLDTKILNSLAAATYTADAIRRHGSIASLELSHSGMYAGTYMTDKSKKQSMAQWGPSDTVRPDGVEVKSLTKEMIKDIVAAYGNVAGLAKRAGFEMLLIHGGHGWLLNQFFSPYFNKRKDEYGGSLENRCRLAIEVLTSVRKAVGEKFPIEFRFSGSELFDGGYDLDEGIEIAKQISPYVDLLHVSAGTYQRGFGDTHPSMFKPHGCNVYLAEAIKKHVSVPVSTIGGLNSPEQMEEIIASGKADVVYMARALLADHELPRKVMENRDEEIVYCLRCFTCMAERAATATRRCTVNPLIGRELDGVEIMPARESKKVLVAGAGPGGLYAAYTAARRGHKVILCEKEAEIGGILKSEQALPFKKEMYDLSYTYELLAKKAGVEIRTNTEVTKELVEKENPYALIIAVGSTPLVPPIKGLDGDNVVIVNNYYKEKDKVTDNVVVFGGGLAGCECAIHLGMEGKKVHLVEMRDELAPDANVRHRPLLLKEVDKYVTVHTGYKGIEVRKDGILCVDKDNKEVLVEGTSVICALGQKSCTDTVEKLRDTAPFVRVIGDAAKVATITNAVYWGYHAALDI; from the coding sequence ATGAAACATAAATATCCTAATCTATGTAAACCTATAACAATAGCTGGTGTTACTTTTCAAAATAGAATGTTTTCAGCTCCAATGGGCGGAACTGATATAACTAATGATGGCTGTATAGGACCTAAATCTACTGCATTTTATGAATTAAGAGCAAGAGGCGGTGCAGGTGCTGTTACAGTAAGTGAATGTATGGTGCATCCTGAAACAGACGGCTCTCATGCTTATCATTTAGATACAAAAATATTAAACTCACTTGCTGCTGCTACTTATACTGCTGATGCTATACGCAGACATGGTTCAATAGCAAGTTTAGAATTATCTCACTCTGGTATGTATGCTGGTACATATATGACAGACAAGAGCAAAAAACAAAGTATGGCTCAATGGGGTCCTTCTGACACTGTTCGTCCTGACGGTGTGGAAGTAAAATCTTTAACAAAAGAAATGATTAAAGACATAGTTGCTGCTTATGGTAATGTTGCTGGTCTTGCTAAAAGAGCTGGTTTTGAAATGCTTTTAATACATGGCGGACATGGTTGGTTATTAAATCAATTTTTCTCTCCTTATTTTAATAAAAGAAAAGATGAATACGGCGGAAGCTTAGAAAATAGATGCCGTTTAGCAATAGAAGTATTAACATCTGTACGTAAAGCTGTTGGAGAAAAATTCCCAATAGAGTTTAGGTTCAGCGGTTCAGAATTATTTGATGGCGGTTATGATTTAGACGAAGGAATAGAGATAGCTAAACAGATATCTCCTTATGTGGACTTACTTCATGTATCTGCTGGTACTTATCAAAGAGGTTTTGGCGATACTCACCCTTCTATGTTTAAGCCACATGGATGTAATGTTTATTTGGCTGAGGCTATAAAAAAACATGTTTCTGTGCCTGTATCTACTATAGGCGGTTTAAATAGTCCTGAACAGATGGAAGAGATTATTGCTTCTGGAAAAGCTGATGTTGTTTATATGGCTCGTGCTTTGCTTGCTGACCATGAATTGCCTAGAAAAGTAATGGAAAACAGAGATGAAGAGATAGTATATTGTTTAAGATGTTTTACTTGTATGGCTGAACGTGCTGCTACTGCTACAAGAAGATGTACTGTTAATCCTCTAATAGGAAGAGAGCTTGACGGTGTTGAGATTATGCCAGCAAGAGAAAGTAAAAAAGTTTTGGTTGCAGGTGCTGGTCCCGGAGGATTATATGCTGCTTATACTGCTGCTAGAAGAGGACATAAGGTTATATTATGCGAAAAAGAAGCAGAAATTGGAGGTATATTAAAAAGCGAACAGGCTCTTCCTTTCAAAAAAGAAATGTATGATTTATCTTACACTTATGAATTACTTGCCAAAAAAGCTGGTGTAGAAATTCGTACAAACACGGAAGTAACAAAAGAATTAGTTGAAAAAGAAAATCCTTATGCATTAATAATTGCTGTAGGTTCTACTCCTTTGGTTCCACCTATAAAAGGTTTAGATGGTGATAATGTTGTAATAGTAAATAACTACTACAAAGAAAAAGATAAAGTAACTGATAATGTAGTAGTATTTGGAGGCGGTTTAGCAGGATGTGAATGTGCTATACATTTAGGAATGGAAGGCAAAAAAGTACATCTTGTAGAAATGAGAGATGAACTTGCTCCTGATGCTAATGTAAGACACAGACCTTTACTTTTAAAAGAAGTTGATAAATATGTTACAGTTCATACTGGATACAAAGGAATAGAAGTAAGAAAAGACGGAATATTATGTGTTGACAAAGATAATAAAGAAGTATTAGTTGAAGGCACTAGCGTTATATGTGCTTTAGGACAAAAATCTTGTACTGATACTGTTGAAAAATTAAGAGACACTGCTCCTTTTGTAAGAGTGATTGGTGATGCTGCAAAAGTTGCAACAATAACAAATGCTGTTTATTGGGGCTATCATGCCGCTTTAGACATATAA